Proteins encoded together in one Bacteroidota bacterium window:
- a CDS encoding beta-ketoacyl-[acyl-carrier-protein] synthase family protein, protein MSEKVYVTGVGIISAIGNNIAETLKSLKDQRSGIGNLSYVNSRHKDQLSVGEVKNSNEQLMQLKGLQKGRKQTRTSLLGIHAAREALISAGIDNIKEFRTGIISATSVGGMGIVENHYKDYFDIQKKGEFLEYIPTLDCGDSTERIADDLGIKDYISTISTACSSSANSIMFGARLIKMGLLDRVVVGGTDSLSRYTINGFLSLKILDKDPCKPFDGLRKGLNLGEGAGFIVLESEKSAKKKEILCELSGYGNSNDAFHQTASSPDGAGAFLAMQKSFQVSGLSPNKIDYINAHGTGTEVNDLSEGLAIERIFGNNVPPVSSTKAFTGHTLAAAGGIEAVLSVLAIKYNTIYPNLNHSNNMPELCFTPEKSFLTNKSVNHVLSNSFGFGGNTSSLIFSKL, encoded by the coding sequence ATGAGTGAAAAAGTATATGTTACGGGTGTGGGGATTATTTCAGCTATTGGAAATAACATTGCTGAAACATTAAAATCACTAAAAGATCAAAGATCGGGAATTGGTAATTTAAGCTATGTAAATAGCAGACATAAAGATCAACTTTCTGTAGGTGAAGTAAAAAATTCGAATGAGCAGCTAATGCAGCTTAAGGGTTTACAAAAAGGAAGAAAACAAACTCGTACCTCCTTGCTTGGTATCCATGCAGCCAGGGAAGCGCTTATAAGTGCGGGGATTGATAATATTAAGGAATTCCGAACAGGAATAATTTCAGCCACAAGTGTTGGTGGAATGGGTATTGTGGAAAATCATTATAAGGACTATTTCGATATTCAGAAAAAAGGAGAATTCCTGGAGTATATTCCTACCCTTGATTGTGGTGATAGTACCGAAAGAATTGCTGATGACCTTGGAATTAAAGATTATATTTCAACCATAAGTACAGCTTGTTCATCCTCCGCTAATTCAATTATGTTTGGTGCACGTTTAATAAAAATGGGTTTGCTGGACCGCGTGGTAGTAGGAGGAACTGACTCCCTTTCGCGTTATACTATTAATGGTTTTTTGAGTTTAAAGATTTTGGATAAGGATCCCTGCAAACCTTTTGATGGCTTGCGTAAAGGCCTGAATTTAGGAGAAGGTGCTGGTTTTATTGTTTTGGAATCAGAAAAATCAGCAAAGAAAAAAGAAATACTTTGTGAATTATCTGGTTATGGTAATTCAAATGATGCATTCCACCAGACAGCCTCCTCTCCAGATGGAGCTGGAGCATTTCTTGCAATGCAAAAATCCTTTCAGGTTAGCGGGTTAAGTCCAAACAAAATTGATTATATAAATGCTCATGGAACAGGTACGGAAGTAAATGATCTATCTGAAGGACTGGCTATTGAACGAATCTTTGGTAATAATGTGCCTCCTGTTAGCTCCACAAAAGCATTTACCGGACATACACTGGCAGCAGCAGGCGGAATTGAGGCCGTTTTATCTGTTTTAGCAATTAAATACAACACCATTTATCCCAATTTAAATCATAGTAACAACATGCCTGAACTTTGTTTTACACCTGAAAAATCTTTCCTTACCAATAAGTCTGTAAATCATGTTCTGTCTAATTCTTTTGGATTTGGAGGTAACACCTCTTCCTTAATTTTTTCAAAGCTATAA
- a CDS encoding beta-ketoacyl synthase chain length factor: protein MEAFIRGTGIISPQNTFNTANFLLNPVETESNFLHCIEPSYLEFLNPVMARRMGRIIKMGIAAASICLKDAKLEMPDAIITGTALGCLGDTEKFLTAIIEDDELFLTPTSFIQSIQNTVSAQIALQLKCMNYNFTYVHKGFSFESAVLDAMMLIAEGNANNVLIGGLDEMTEKNFLVYDRINLWKKEKIKSSELIHSKTIGTIAGEGAAFFVLSNQENENNYAKLKGVKTIYKPNSQQDIEKEISFMLADNNLNIKSIDLVIYGINGDNNLDSISNFLKDNYLKNSAAAYFKHLCGEYQTSGSFAMWMAAKILKTQTIPEHILIGTYELDSINNILIYNNFGHENHVLYLFSRV, encoded by the coding sequence ATGGAAGCTTTTATTCGAGGTACAGGAATTATCTCACCCCAAAATACCTTTAATACAGCTAATTTTCTTTTAAACCCAGTTGAAACAGAAAGCAACTTTTTGCATTGTATTGAACCCTCTTACCTGGAATTTTTAAATCCTGTTATGGCTCGTAGAATGGGAAGAATCATAAAAATGGGTATTGCCGCAGCAAGTATTTGCCTGAAAGATGCTAAGTTAGAAATGCCAGATGCAATTATCACTGGAACGGCTTTAGGTTGTCTTGGGGATACTGAGAAATTTTTAACTGCCATTATTGAGGATGATGAACTGTTTTTAACCCCAACATCCTTTATTCAATCCATACAAAATACTGTAAGTGCCCAAATTGCGCTACAGTTAAAATGCATGAATTACAATTTCACTTATGTTCATAAGGGATTCTCTTTTGAAAGTGCGGTTTTAGATGCTATGATGCTTATTGCTGAGGGTAATGCAAACAATGTGCTAATTGGGGGATTAGATGAAATGACAGAAAAAAACTTTTTGGTATATGACCGCATAAATCTATGGAAAAAAGAAAAAATTAAAAGCAGTGAATTAATTCATAGTAAAACCATTGGTACAATTGCAGGAGAGGGAGCGGCCTTTTTTGTTTTAAGCAACCAGGAAAATGAAAATAATTATGCAAAACTAAAGGGTGTTAAAACAATATACAAACCCAACTCTCAACAAGACATAGAAAAAGAAATTTCCTTTATGTTAGCAGACAATAATTTAAACATAAAGAGCATTGATCTTGTAATATATGGAATTAACGGAGACAATAATTTGGATTCTATAAGTAATTTTTTAAAAGACAATTATTTAAAAAACAGTGCAGCTGCATACTTTAAACACCTTTGTGGAGAATATCAAACATCAGGTAGTTTTGCAATGTGGATGGCTGCAAAAATTTTAAAAACCCAAACAATACCTGAACATATACTTATTGGTACTTATGAACTGGACTCTATTAACAATATATTGATTTACAATAATTTTGGTCATGAAAATCATGTCCTTTATTTATTTTCAAGAGTGTGA
- a CDS encoding 3-oxoacyl-ACP synthase, translating to MFSIKRYSSINNNMVHQNGHLLFDLPSFSFEEFSDEIYRIYKIAYPKYHKMDNLSKLGFLTSEVLLKEMPLKEIYDENKIGIVLSNKNSSLDTDIKYNNLVKKGIASPAIFVYSLPNIVIGEICIKNGIKGENTFFVSNSYDIPSQVDYVGSLLKAGIVDACICGWIEILEGSYKSFLFLVDSHEQKELIPFTVKNVELLYNTL from the coding sequence ATGTTTAGTATAAAGCGTTATAGCAGCATTAACAATAATATGGTACATCAAAATGGCCATTTGCTGTTTGATCTTCCCAGCTTTTCTTTTGAAGAGTTTTCGGATGAAATTTACCGCATTTATAAGATTGCTTATCCGAAATATCACAAAATGGATAATCTTTCAAAACTTGGTTTTCTTACTTCTGAAGTGTTATTGAAAGAAATGCCTTTAAAGGAAATCTATGATGAAAATAAAATAGGTATTGTTTTGTCAAATAAAAATTCAAGTCTGGATACAGATATTAAATACAATAATTTGGTAAAAAAAGGTATAGCTAGTCCTGCCATTTTTGTATATTCGCTGCCAAACATAGTGATAGGGGAAATTTGTATTAAGAACGGAATAAAAGGAGAAAACACTTTTTTTGTTTCTAATAGTTATGATATCCCTTCCCAGGTTGATTACGTAGGTAGCCTTTTAAAAGCAGGTATTGTAGATGCCTGTATTTGTGGTTGGATTGAAATTTTGGAGGGCAGCTACAAGTCCTTTTTATTTTTGGTGGATTCGCATGAACAAAAAGAACTGATACCATTTACTGTGAAAAACGTTGAATTATTATATAATACATTATAA
- a CDS encoding acyl carrier protein gives MNELIQNLKVQIIEQLNLKDIKPEDIGDNQPLFVEGLGLDSIDALELIVLLQQNYGIKLARAEEGPVVFKSVSSMANYIMANKK, from the coding sequence ATGAATGAATTAATACAAAATCTGAAAGTTCAGATTATAGAACAATTAAATTTAAAGGACATTAAGCCTGAAGATATTGGCGATAACCAGCCCTTATTTGTTGAGGGCCTTGGATTGGATTCAATAGATGCACTCGAATTAATCGTATTGCTTCAACAAAATTATGGGATAAAATTAGCCAGGGCTGAGGAAGGACCTGTTGTTTTTAAATCCGTTAGTTCTATGGCCAATTACATAATGGCCAATAAGAAATAA
- a CDS encoding beta-ketoacyl-[acyl-carrier-protein] synthase family protein: protein MNKRIYVAGAGIISAIGNDIEQTLLSFEKHQSGVSSAMHLTTRHKSEFPLAEVKMSNQELGELTGLNENLSRTVLLSYYAAKQAVSPFLTDVLKKFKIGFISASSVGGMDKTEFFFQDFLKDNNTGNLRDVMLHDCGKHTDFVAEKLGINDFVTTISTACSSSANAIMLAGRLIKSGQLDIVVAGGVDALTRFTLNGFNSLMIVDREQCRPLDQTRAGLNLGEGAAYLVLMSEKAAEAFSASPLCELTGYCNTNDSFHQTALSDEGNGPYLAMMGALKMSNLKTSEISYINMHGTGTQNNDNAEGKAVERVFHPDYPKLSSTKSFTGHTLGASGAVEAVFAALAISKGLVFPNFNFKETIQDLHIKPETSFQKNLEINHVLSNSFGFGGNCTSLIFSKA, encoded by the coding sequence ATGAATAAACGTATATATGTTGCAGGTGCAGGTATTATTTCTGCCATTGGTAACGATATAGAGCAAACCCTTTTGAGTTTTGAAAAACATCAATCAGGAGTTAGTTCTGCCATGCACCTTACAACCCGTCATAAAAGTGAGTTTCCCTTGGCTGAGGTTAAAATGAGTAACCAAGAGTTAGGTGAACTTACTGGGCTCAATGAGAATTTAAGCCGTACTGTTTTGCTTAGCTACTACGCTGCAAAACAAGCCGTTTCTCCCTTTTTAACTGATGTTTTAAAGAAATTCAAAATTGGTTTTATTTCTGCTAGTTCTGTTGGAGGAATGGATAAAACAGAATTTTTTTTCCAGGATTTTTTAAAAGACAATAATACAGGGAATCTTCGCGATGTTATGTTACACGATTGTGGAAAACATACTGACTTTGTGGCTGAAAAACTAGGTATAAACGATTTTGTAACAACCATTAGCACCGCCTGTTCATCGTCTGCTAATGCAATTATGTTGGCTGGAAGGCTCATTAAAAGTGGACAGCTGGATATTGTTGTGGCAGGTGGAGTAGATGCACTAACCAGATTTACGCTAAATGGTTTTAATTCCCTAATGATTGTAGATAGAGAACAATGCCGGCCACTTGATCAAACAAGGGCAGGACTTAATCTTGGAGAAGGTGCAGCTTATTTGGTTTTAATGAGTGAAAAGGCAGCTGAAGCTTTTTCAGCATCACCTTTATGTGAACTTACCGGATACTGCAATACCAATGATTCATTTCATCAAACAGCACTCTCCGATGAAGGAAACGGTCCTTACCTTGCAATGATGGGGGCTTTAAAAATGAGCAATTTAAAAACTTCAGAAATTAGTTACATCAATATGCACGGAACCGGTACCCAAAATAATGATAATGCAGAAGGAAAAGCAGTAGAAAGGGTTTTTCATCCTGATTATCCAAAATTAAGTTCCACTAAATCTTTTACCGGTCATACTTTAGGCGCCAGCGGGGCAGTTGAAGCTGTTTTTGCTGCATTAGCAATTAGCAAAGGACTCGTTTTTCCAAATTTTAATTTCAAAGAAACAATTCAGGATTTACATATTAAACCAGAAACCAGTTTTCAAAAAAATCTTGAAATTAATCACGTCTTGTCAAATTCCTTTGGTTTTGGCGGTAATTGTACTTCTCTGATATTTTCAAAAGCTTAA
- a CDS encoding beta-ketoacyl synthase chain length factor, translated as MDVFIKGMGNISPQRTFDGNTIENAFTSFEANRLKCIEPDYSHFVDAKQIRRMSRVIKMGVASSMLAMKDAGLQKPEAVIVGTALGCLEDTSTFLSKMVEYKEDMLSPTAFIHSTHNTIASQIALLFECRGYNSTYVHRNISFESALIDAIMLLQEGSITNALVGGIDELTNTSFKILERLGHVKQSEGLNTANLYQSTSKGSIAGEGSAFFSLVNKPDNTCYAKIKAIKTISFTSSDQVCEKALAMLKENGIKEPNVLISAYNGDLEDDNTTSTVVNSLGMQSKVLKYKHLCGEYATSAAFAMWLAAVIIKNKRLPQEFITAPNSEQKIENILIYNHYKKIHHSLILLSSC; from the coding sequence ATGGACGTTTTTATTAAAGGCATGGGAAACATATCTCCTCAAAGAACTTTTGATGGAAATACTATTGAAAATGCTTTCACTTCCTTTGAGGCAAACAGACTAAAATGTATCGAACCTGACTATTCTCATTTTGTAGATGCAAAACAAATTCGCAGGATGAGTAGGGTTATTAAAATGGGAGTTGCCTCATCAATGCTTGCCATGAAAGACGCAGGTTTGCAAAAACCAGAAGCAGTAATTGTTGGAACAGCCTTGGGCTGTTTGGAAGATACTTCCACCTTTTTATCTAAAATGGTGGAATACAAAGAAGATATGTTGAGCCCTACAGCTTTTATACATTCTACCCACAATACAATTGCCTCTCAAATTGCTTTATTGTTTGAATGCAGAGGTTATAACAGTACCTATGTACACCGAAATATTTCCTTTGAAAGTGCATTAATTGATGCAATAATGCTTTTGCAGGAAGGATCCATAACTAATGCACTGGTGGGTGGAATTGATGAATTAACCAACACAAGTTTTAAAATATTGGAGCGGCTGGGACATGTTAAACAATCAGAAGGATTAAACACAGCTAATTTATATCAAAGCACATCCAAAGGGTCTATAGCAGGAGAAGGATCCGCATTTTTTTCACTGGTTAACAAACCCGATAACACTTGTTATGCCAAGATAAAAGCAATAAAAACCATCTCTTTTACTTCATCTGATCAAGTTTGCGAAAAAGCTCTGGCAATGCTAAAAGAAAATGGAATTAAAGAACCGAATGTTTTAATTTCAGCATACAATGGCGATTTGGAGGATGATAATACTACAAGTACAGTTGTAAATTCATTGGGCATGCAAAGTAAGGTTTTAAAATACAAGCATTTATGTGGAGAATACGCTACCTCTGCAGCTTTTGCAATGTGGTTAGCCGCTGTTATAATCAAAAATAAACGACTTCCACAAGAATTTATCACTGCACCTAATTCTGAACAAAAGATTGAAAATATATTGATTTATAATCACTATAAAAAAATTCATCATTCACTTATTTTACTTTCTTCATGTTAA
- a CDS encoding polysaccharide deacetylase family protein, whose translation MTVGAYAAILFFGSYYIGSGFHIPIICKAYTDQREVALTFDDGPVEKNTSIILDILKKNNIQAAFFCIGKRMNINNSLVHRINEEGHIIGNHSYSHHFFFDLFSKNKMLGELRETNKIAQAIIHKNLALFRPPYGVTTPVLAKAIKQGGLTPIGWSLRSMDTTIKDKNRLVNKINNNIKPGDVLLMHDSADVTAECLQEIIDSVSRKGFKFVRLDRLLKIQAYV comes from the coding sequence GTGACAGTTGGAGCGTATGCTGCAATTTTATTTTTCGGTTCCTATTACATAGGTTCTGGTTTCCATATTCCTATTATTTGCAAAGCTTACACTGATCAAAGGGAAGTTGCATTGACCTTTGATGACGGACCTGTAGAAAAAAACACTTCCATTATACTCGATATTTTGAAGAAGAATAACATACAGGCTGCATTCTTTTGTATTGGAAAGCGCATGAACATTAACAATTCACTTGTGCATAGAATTAATGAAGAAGGCCATATAATAGGGAACCATAGTTATTCACATCATTTTTTTTTCGACCTTTTTTCTAAAAATAAAATGTTGGGTGAATTAAGGGAAACAAACAAAATTGCTCAGGCCATAATTCACAAAAATTTAGCTTTGTTTCGACCACCTTATGGAGTAACTACCCCTGTTCTGGCTAAGGCTATAAAGCAGGGTGGGCTTACACCAATTGGTTGGAGTCTTAGGTCAATGGATACAACGATTAAAGATAAAAACAGATTGGTTAATAAAATAAACAATAATATAAAACCAGGAGATGTTTTACTAATGCATGATTCAGCTGATGTTACAGCCGAGTGTTTACAGGAAATTATTGATTCTGTTAGTAGAAAAGGATTCAAATTTGTAAGATTGGATCGATTATTGAAAATTCAGGCTTATGTTTAA
- a CDS encoding outer membrane lipoprotein carrier protein LolA, with protein sequence MFKKTIVLIFFSCLYFNANAQVDGYKAVSDVEGFKKKLANSANATQSIRSNFVQEKNLSVLSEKIVSKGEFAFKKQNMVRMEYKLPFKYLMVINQDKVMIKDEQKTNSFSSKSNKLFAVINNIVVDCVQGTALMNKDFSSKIFENDKYFLLVLTPQKKELKEFFTTISIYLDKNDISVYKMDMLEPTGDNTVITFLNKEFNVNIPDAEFIIN encoded by the coding sequence ATGTTTAAAAAAACCATTGTATTAATTTTTTTCTCCTGTTTGTATTTTAATGCAAATGCTCAAGTTGATGGCTATAAAGCTGTGTCCGATGTGGAGGGTTTTAAAAAAAAACTTGCCAATTCCGCTAATGCAACTCAAAGCATAAGGAGCAATTTCGTTCAGGAAAAGAACCTTAGTGTATTATCAGAAAAAATAGTTTCCAAGGGTGAATTTGCTTTTAAAAAGCAAAATATGGTACGCATGGAATATAAGTTACCTTTTAAATATTTAATGGTTATCAATCAGGACAAGGTGATGATAAAGGATGAACAGAAAACAAATTCATTCTCCTCCAAAAGCAATAAACTCTTTGCAGTTATCAATAATATTGTTGTTGATTGCGTACAGGGAACAGCCCTAATGAATAAAGATTTCTCTTCAAAGATATTTGAAAATGATAAATATTTCCTTTTGGTTCTTACTCCCCAGAAAAAAGAGTTGAAAGAATTTTTCACAACCATCAGTATTTATTTAGATAAAAATGATATTTCAGTTTATAAAATGGACATGTTAGAGCCTACTGGAGACAATACTGTTATTACTTTTTTAAATAAAGAATTTAATGTAAATATTCCTGATGCGGAATTTATTATTAATTAG
- a CDS encoding 3-hydroxyacyl-ACP dehydratase: MLKDTFYKVVSSLEKDVSSFQWSIIINKEHEIFEGHFPGLPIVPGVCMMQIIKELLQDKLRIKLNLKSASNIKFLSLINPTETNQVDVDVEVKYTSSETGTYIADGIISVNAIPYFKIVRAVYN; encoded by the coding sequence ATGCTTAAAGACACTTTCTACAAAGTAGTTTCTTCCCTTGAAAAAGATGTATCTTCTTTTCAGTGGTCAATTATTATTAACAAGGAACATGAGATATTTGAAGGCCATTTTCCAGGTCTCCCTATTGTTCCGGGAGTTTGTATGATGCAGATAATAAAAGAACTCTTGCAGGATAAATTGCGAATAAAACTAAATCTTAAAAGTGCTTCAAACATTAAATTTTTATCCCTTATAAATCCCACCGAAACAAACCAGGTAGATGTAGATGTAGAAGTTAAATATACATCATCTGAAACCGGTACTTATATAGCGGATGGAATTATTTCTGTAAATGCAATTCCATATTTTAAAATTGTGAGAGCAGTGTACAATTAA
- a CDS encoding DUF2062 domain-containing protein — MDLVKPYQQKFIDHKICVIIPTYNNATTLKKVIDDVLEYTDNVIVVNDGSTDGTSDILALYKDIKQVNYRNNVGKGWALRKGFEFAIEQGFDQAITIDSDGQHFAKDLPQFIEKLENIGTSLIIGARNMDQDSVPGKSSFGNKFSNFWFWVETGIKAPDTQSGYRLYPLTQLKEIKFFSRKFEFEIEVIVRAAWKGIKIESVPVQVYYAPDGERVSHFRPFTDFSKISVLNTILVIITFVYINPRNFFFGIFKRSTYSSLKNQIFNPYESNLLTASSVAFGVFMGIVPIWGFQLVIAIFLAILLRLNKALVIISANISIPPMIPVIVFLSYKMGHIWVGESFTSLIFTEKITLETIHLNFMQYVYGSITLAVMAAVFFGSIVYVLLTFFKKKKIRIDNE, encoded by the coding sequence ATGGACTTAGTAAAACCATATCAGCAAAAGTTCATTGACCACAAGATTTGTGTAATCATTCCTACTTATAATAATGCAACAACGCTTAAAAAAGTAATAGATGATGTTTTGGAATATACTGATAATGTTATAGTAGTAAATGATGGCTCCACAGATGGAACATCCGATATACTTGCTTTATATAAAGACATTAAACAGGTAAATTACAGAAATAATGTTGGCAAAGGCTGGGCACTTCGAAAAGGATTCGAATTTGCTATTGAGCAAGGATTTGACCAGGCCATTACCATAGATTCAGATGGGCAGCATTTTGCAAAGGATCTTCCACAATTTATTGAAAAGCTTGAAAACATTGGAACTTCTCTGATAATAGGAGCGCGCAATATGGACCAGGACTCAGTTCCTGGAAAAAGTAGTTTCGGTAATAAATTTTCTAATTTTTGGTTTTGGGTGGAAACAGGGATAAAAGCTCCCGATACTCAGTCGGGTTACCGTTTGTATCCGCTTACTCAACTAAAGGAAATTAAATTTTTTTCCAGGAAATTTGAATTTGAAATTGAAGTAATTGTTAGAGCGGCATGGAAAGGGATAAAAATTGAATCAGTTCCAGTACAGGTTTATTACGCACCTGATGGAGAGCGCGTTTCTCATTTTCGACCCTTTACAGATTTTTCGAAAATCAGTGTTTTGAATACTATTCTTGTAATTATCACTTTTGTATATATAAACCCGCGTAATTTTTTCTTTGGAATTTTTAAAAGATCAACTTATAGCAGTTTGAAAAATCAAATTTTCAATCCCTATGAATCAAACTTGTTAACCGCATCCTCTGTGGCATTCGGTGTATTTATGGGAATTGTTCCTATTTGGGGGTTTCAACTTGTAATTGCTATATTTCTGGCAATTTTGTTAAGGCTTAATAAAGCTTTGGTCATAATTAGTGCAAACATCAGTATTCCCCCAATGATTCCTGTAATTGTTTTTTTGAGTTATAAAATGGGTCATATTTGGGTGGGTGAAAGTTTTACTTCGTTAATTTTTACAGAAAAAATAACTTTGGAAACAATACATTTGAATTTTATGCAATATGTTTACGGAAGTATTACCCTTGCTGTAATGGCCGCTGTATTCTTTGGGTCAATAGTGTATGTATTGTTGACTTTTTTTAAGAAAAAGAAAATCAGAATTGATAATGAGTAA